CATCAGTCTGTGCTTTTGGCCTTTCATGATAGAAGCGTCTTCCTGATTAAGAGAAAGATGTCAGCTTGCAGGTCAGGGAGATTCGAGGAACAACCTTTGCATCTTGGCAGAATTCAGGCTGGCTCACCTCTGCTTGATCTAACTTTGATTCTTTTAAGTCCCAATGAGACAGATACTAGTGAAAACCATTGTCCTTTTATTGCTTACTAGCTACAGTGCTTAGAACTATTCAGCTGTTACTCTTTGGCTTCCTGCCCTTGGCTGGGGGTGAGACACTTTGACTCTCTGTACAGGACTTTGGGTTGTGCTATCCTGCAGTGATTAGGGGCAGGTGACAGAGTTGAACGTCTAGGCTTTGGAGCCAAGTCTCTGCATACCTGGCAGGCTGCTGTCCCAGATAGGGAGAGGTGTGTTAATCGTTTATTACCTTGCTGTAGAGACATCTGATCATGACTCTTACCTCATTCTGCATTCCCCATTATTGTCTAATAGAAATAGAGTAAATAAGCACATCTCTTAACAAAGAATCTTGTagtgaaaaattatatattatgtgATCTTATTTCTCGTGGCAGCATGTAGCCCTTCTGTGAAAAGTATACACAGTTTTGTATAACTTgtttacaaacaacagaaaatattaaGTCTGTTCATTCCATCTGCTTCCCATGAGAGGAAAGAATCATTATGTAATGATGTCAGAGGGTATTCCAGCCCCCAAGGGGATCTTTCTGGAGGCGTCTCATATAGAAGTCCTTCCTTTAGGGGATGGGCACCAGAGGGTCTTCTAGGAGAGTTTCtcagaagaaaaagcaagaatcTGGCCTCTGGAACTTTCTCTTCCTAATGTGTGTCGTTATAATAGCCAGTCTGGGCTCCCGAAGCAGCTATTAGGAAAGCGCTTAGATGGCCAATGAGATTGTTTCTATTACAAACAGCGAAACACGAGATGGGTGGGCTTTCTGGTGTTCTTCAGGCCGTTGATGGAAAAAGAGAGCCCTAAGTCTAGGCATGGGTGATGGCAACAGCGAGGGAAAGGAAGCAAACTGGGGtttagaggagagagagagggaggaaagaacagagggaggggaagagggagagagagagaaggagggtgagagggaaatgtgggagagaaagagacagagaaacagacaagAATTGTTCCTATATTAGATATACATAGGTGTTTGTTAGAAGGAATATGAAAGAAAGTTTTGGCCCAGCGTTTCTTTAGTAAATGGTACCCATACGCAGTGTGTGATGCATGAAGCGAACTGTTGATAAGATCTATAACTTCAGGGTTTCTACAGGCTATTGCCCTGCACTGAGCGCAGAGTTCTAATAGCGAGCAGACGTGCCAGCCTATCCGCCCGTGATTCTGCCACCCAGCCACGTGCACAGCTTTCGGCCGGGAGCTGTATCGGCCTTCCCTCAGTTGACTTTCATGATGACCTGTGAGGCAGATGTTACGATCAgctttttatagataaagaaacacaGGGGAATAAAGACGAAGTGACCTGTACAAGACCAGCACAGCCACCAGAGTCCCAGGGGCTCAGAATCAGGCCCGAGCCCAGATGGTCATCCTGGGTTCACCTGGATCAACATCTCCAAACATGCCTGATCATCTGGGAGATGCATTAAAAAGACCCCAGGCCAGGCTCCACGCCAGAGCTATTAACCAGAGATCTCGGGGAGAGGCCCGAGAATATGCATTCTTAAAAAAGCATCCAGGTGATCCCCACCTTCATTTTAGTTTGGGAAACAATGACTTATGGGGATACCACCTCAGACCACTCTAAGGGGTGCTGGGCAAGGGAAGGGCAatgcttgggatttttttttttttgaagtatagttgatttacagtggtatgttactttctgctctacagcagagtgaatcagttatacatatacatatagccactcttttttagactattttcccatataggtcattacagagtactgagtagagttccctgtgctatacggtaggtccttctTCGTAATCTATTCTATATACAGTAGCGCatataggtcaatcccaatctcccaatttatccctccccccatggtaagcataagttggttttctacatctgtgactctgttttgtaaataagtgcatttgtaccattgttttagattccacatataatgcTTGGGATATTTTAAAGAGCAAGGCTGAGTAGTTCGTAGAAAACACTGACAACCACCTAAAAACCACCAACAGTGAGAGAATGGGAAAATACGTGATGGTACATCTAAGCAACAGAATACCAAATGGCCCTTACAAGCGGTTTGTCTAAATAGATTGATGAATATAGGCGCATATTCACAACtgttaatgaaaaaatatatgcgGGCAACGTTTGCAGCATGGCGCCGTTTGTGTGAAttgtaatatttaatattttttaaaatatttatttcccctACTGTTTATAGGGAGATGTCTGGATGGCCATCTAGAATGTTTTTGGAtctagaaaataacagaaatgagGGAAGCTGTCCACTGTCACAGGGAACGTGGGGACAGTGACCTAAAGAGTGGCCCTACCTAAAGGCAGTGGAATTTTAAAACTCCAAGGAAAATGGTCTCACCAAACAGATATGCAGGCCACCTCGTCTATAATTTCTATGCTAAACACTAGCAGTGGTTGCCTCTAGGTGGCGGTATTTGGGGATTCTTCATTCTACAGaactttattttaattctgtAGAGTTTTTTTAACTGCAATTTTTTCAGCTGTAACTATGCATGTGTGATTTATgaaaaaagtgagaaaggaaGAGTCGTTCTGAGTTGCTTGTCCATCAGTCCCCTTTCGTTGTTGGCATAAAAGGCCTCTCTCCAGCCCCCCTGCAGGAGAGGGCACCTCAAAGCTGTGCTCTTTGGGGTTAGGTTGTCACATTTCTGAGGACGAGGCAGGGGCAGAGCCCTAGATCCTCTGAGAGGCCATTTGCTTTGCATAGAAATCCGAGAGCAAGCAATGGGAAAGGTCTTGTGGTCCAATGCCCAATACCCAGCAGCAATACCCAATACCCAGCAGCCCTTTTCATGAAAGTGAAtctctgtgttttcctttcccaGGCTACCTTTGAGAACCCTGGACTAcagagctgtgtgactttgggactTGATcttgtctgggcctcagttggTTATTGgttactaaaaagaaaagaaaaaaaaaaaaacatagaaaaagggTCTCTCTGTCCTGTCCTCACCCCATCCTATAGAATCACAGGGGCCTCAAGCCCCTCTTCTGCCTTCCCACAGTCCGGGTCCCTCACACCGAACTTCAAAGTCTTTGAGGCATCCTGTCCCCAGCCCCCTGGAGATCTTTATTTCGGGGTTTAAGTGTCATTCTTTGGCTGTCAAGGTGAAGGCAGCAACTTATGGAGCCGCTGACGTCATGGTCCCCAGGCCTTTGCTACGTCAACTCACCTTTCCAGGCCACGCTTTTTCCATCAGTTAAATGGGGTTAAAATACCTACCTGATGGGGTTGGGGGCTATTAGCACCCCTCGTTGATAGATGAGGGAAACCGAGGCTCACAGAGCTGTGTGAATCGCCTGCCATCACCTAGATCATATGAGGCAGAGATGGGATTCAAGCCCAGGCTGTTTCTGGCCATCGGCAAGCACCTCGCAGCCCCAAACCACCAGGGCACACTGCCATGCGTGCCTGGCTCTCCCCTGCCAGAGGCTGGGCTTTCTGGGGTAGAAGTTAAAGGCAACGATTCAGCCACACCGACCaggccagctgccttgtgacaaAGGAGAGGCAGGCGTGGTGGGAAGCTGTGTGCTGGGACTAGCCAGACGGCTCCAGCAGGGCTCAGACCCACAGTCTGGACCACACAAGGTACAGACGGCACACAGATGTGGAGCCAGGTCTAATTCTACTGGTTTCCAGGTGTGCGACCTTGGAAAAGTCATTAGCTGTTTTGAGCCCCTTTCTCTTTATCTTGTAATCTGGGGGTAGGCGTGCATACCTCACGGTGTTGATGTGAGGGTCCCGTATGCTGGCTGGGAAGTATACAGCCCTCGTGTCATTTAGGTCGTTGCTATTGGTGCCAAGGCTGGGCTCGGCGTGCTTAGACACTCAAGATCCAGGGCCACGGGCTGCTTTCCCGTCACATCCCCTCAAGATGCCTTGGGACCCTGGGGGAAGCTGCGAGTTCGCCCAGTGCGTGTTCTCGGACTTTCCtaaattagagcagaaatgaaGGCCTCTCTCTGCAAGAGAACAGTGCTGCCACTTTGGTTGGCAGTCACTGAACGGGCAGCGTTATTTCTAGGCTGTGGATTAGGACAATCTAGAAGAACCATCGGGGAGCTGTTGAGATGATTGGAAAGGCAGTTCTTCCCCTCAATAAAGTCCAAATGAGTACACTTGGAAACTCACCAGGGCTTCTACAGCCCAAACGGAACAGTTTCAGTTGAACAGTCATGTTGTTTCGtgtgttttttaataaaacaacaaTATGTATAGATAAAGGAATGACACggagttttaaaaataccagGACGCTGCAGGGGAAAAAAGGACGTcggtagttttgtttttgtttttttttttccattgcaccTTTATTGTTTACTCTGTCCACTGTTAAGAATTCTTACATAGTCTTTCTAGAACCACACAGAACCTGTGAGACGGCCCCCTCCCCTGATAGTCCATTATATTTCTAACCAGCCTCTTGGCCCTCGTCCTTACACGTGGGACATTCTGCCAGGGTGCAAGGAGTTCCCAGgcgttgtttatttttatgagggagggatggaggggtgcAGAGCTGCCCTCAGCAAAGCCATCGGTTTGCATCTGACCCCCGAGGGCCCTTTCCTGGACCATCCCCACCTGTCTATTCCCTCTTTTCCCAGCATTTGACCGACCCTCACTGGGCTAGGGAATCAGACAGACCGGGGGTTTGCATCCTGACTCACCACTAGAAGCCACCTGATCTCAGGGAAGTTTCCCAATCTCTCTGagctctcctttcttcttctacaATGTGGGATAAAGACTCCCTAGCTCACTTACTGGGAAGATTCAGTGACTTAAAGGAATACAGGGTCTGGCGCAGCGCTTGGCACATGTACTCCCTGAATGCACATCAACTTTGTTTCTTCTGGTGGGGAAGAGAAGACACCTGATGAGAGCCAGGTGCTCAGGGCATTTGCTTTATAAAAGGGCCTGGTCCCTAGCAGAGTCCAAGAAATGACTCTCTAACAGTAGAATTTCAGACACCACAACAGAGGGATGGAGAGACCTGGCGGTGGAGATCTCCTGGGCATCATTCGAATCCAACTAGGCAGACTGCTGCTTCTTTTGCCCACGGGCAAGGCTGACACTAGCAGAAGGAATTCTAACACTCCTTTTTAAAGGCCGTGCCGCTGCAGCCAGTGAAAGGCCCATTTCAGGGAGCAGAACAGGGCAAATTCACATTGATGCAACTGTTCCTGCCAGGGAGGAAGTAGCTTCATGTGGGTATAAACCAGGAACTTTAAGAAATGCAGCAATCTTCTAGGGTGATCATTGCATCCCCTTCTAGTGCCCTGGTAAAAGTCACCTGTCTCAGGGGTGTCCTCACAGCCTGAAACACCCAGGTGAGCTCCTACAGTGGGGAGTCCATGTGCCATTTACACCCCACCTACTTTGAAAAGGATCCCAGGCGGCTCATTAAGGAAGGAATGATGCACCTAAAGCTCAGCTTTCCCCCTTGTCCTTCCCATCTTTCATAGTATGTGGCCATTAAAATCAAATGTGCTCAACAAATGGTCACAAGAATGCTGCCGATAAGAAGTTGGATACTCCATCCTACAGTCGATCTGCAGATGCAGCCGCGCTCCTCCTCCATGGTAGTCCTTGTAAAACATTGTTTAAAGCTGATCTATCACTCAGCCCTTGTTCATGCATAATTCTCAGTAAGGATACGGTACGTCCAAGGTCCACATGCCCACGATCGTTTTATATCTCCGATACAACAATAAAAAGCCGCTCGACAGACAATCTTAAAACATGCGCCAACCAAGATCACGGCTGGTATTACAGAGAAACGTCCTCCAGACTGAGAAGAGCTAGAGGGAGGAGAAGGTAAACAATACAAGATGACAGAATGAGGACTAGCGTGATTACACAACAGAACGTCTGCAGTCTAGGGGTTTAAGCAGGTAGAACCAAAGAAAGCTCTATGGATCCAGGAGCGCCTCCCCAAATATCTGGTTCATGCTAAAAAATAGAGCacgtttattaaaaatatatatttataaacctCGATATGAACAGATACACACGTCAAgccaatgaaaaaagaaaaataagttatctTCCCAGTATCAAATAGACACTTTTGATGAATGGGATGCTTGCCCAAGGATGGTCCCTGTGGTTTTTTGTACCAAACAGCTCATCGAGTTAGGAGGAACTGCGTGTCCTGGGAGACACACCATGAGCTGCGTCCACTGTGAGCTGCGTCCTCCCTGTTCCTCTTTTTGAACATGTGACATCCGTCAGCGACCTGGGATAATGAACCTCTGCACCCATCCGCTCCCAGACGACGTCAAAGGCGAGTCTCCCAAGCGTCCTTTCGGGTCCCCTGCCAACGGCGTTGAGTTCCCTGCTGTGTGAATGAGTTTTGCTGGATTCATTGTGCTTCAGTGTCTGATCCTCGCAGCAGGATCGGTTTCTTCTGGTGACCCTTTATCAAGTTCGAAGGTACATCTGATTGAACGGTGTGTGTAGGTCAAAGCCACTTGTTTGCGCAGTGTCCTGTCACTGATCTGCAGACACACAGGACTCTTTTGGCCATCGCAAGGCCTGCGCACCCTCTGGGCCATTCACAGAGTGGTGTATATGTACACAAATATGATGACGACTAGGTTCAGAATGGTCCCGAGAATTCCCAGCATCGCCAAGACACTCTCttctttgctctctttttcttggcCTCCTCTGTCTTCATCATTTCCACTCGTGATTACCATCTTGGTTGCAAACGTCTTTATCTTCCTCCCCAGGCTAACCTGTAGTTGGAAAGAGGCAGCACAAAAGATGATGGTTTATAAGCATCCTCTCCATAGCCAGGCAGATTGGGCAGGGCAGTGATTTCCTGTCTGGGGACTAGATCTCAGGTGGGGGTGAAAAATCTTCCATGGAACCAATCTTGGGACCCATTGCTCTTGGCCGTGGAGAAATGGCAGAGCACAACTGATCCATTTCAAGGATGAATGTCCTGACACGGGCATAAAGAGATCAGCCCTGGAGTCCAGCCTGGGCGCCACCTACTCCACTGAGGTTTTGATTTAGCCCTTTTCCTTGAAGCAGACAGCTGCACAGTAGTCTGACTGAAACATGTGGGCTCTCCCACAGCGACGGCAATTTGACACACGTTCACATATTGGATCCCACCCTAGAGAAGCGCTGTCCGGCATATGCACGAAGTGTGTAGGAGGGCATCACAGCCACACTGTGTTCTAAGTGCCGGCTGCCCTGTGAGCAGGGGTGACTGCACCTAGGGAAGGTGGTTAACTGAGACCAGACTGGAtggaaaggaggtggggagaacATCATAAGGAACCTGCATCACCTCCAGCAGGAGCATAAATTGGTATAACCATTCTGGAAAGTTCCTTGGCATTACCTAGAGAAGCGAAGAGACATATATTCTACAACTGGGCTGAGCACCTGATCTCCTACATGTCCACCCTAGAGAAATCCCTACACCTGTGCACCTGGAGACGGGGACAGGATCACTTCTGTGAGCTTCATCCGTGACAGAAGAGGACTGGAAGTTACCCAAACAGGCACCAAGAGTTGAAGAGACCAACGCATGGCCCATACAATGGACATGTCCaccaaaaagaatattatatgcaCTGAGGCTACACGTGACGGCGTGGATGAGGCCCCAACACTTCAGGTAGTGTGAAAAAGCATATTGCACAGAATACACACAGCATATGTCAATTCATAAAGGCTCAAAACAGGCCAAAGCAAACCTATATATTTAGAGACATATActttgatgttttttaaaaagcaagagaatGATTAACACAAAATTCAGTAGAGTGGCTTCGTATAGGTGAGGACAGAGTGGAAAGCCATTGGGAGGAGCCAAAGGCCTTCAATATACgggtcattttccattttttaggcTGGATGGGGGGGTACACGGGAGTTCATTTTTATCCTTATCCTTTCAACTGTTTCAGAGATTCTCCGGAATGTATGATATATTTTGCAATAactaaaatcttttctttttattctttaaaatgataaatgtggCCATCCAGGGGGCCTAGTGGGCAGCTGAAGCCTTCTTTTCCACTGATTACTAATCCAAACAATATGTAAGAAATGAACTATGTATGTGGGGTATCGACAGCTTGTCTGACGGGATGTGACACGGACCAGGCCAGGGCCCCTGGCTGCATCTCTTCCAACAGAGAGCTGTGTCTTTAGAGCTGGAAGGCTATTCATGCTCTAGAGTTGTGacagttaattttatatgtcaacctGACTGGGGTGCCAAGACATTTGCCAAACatgattctgggtgtgtctgtgagggtgtttctggatgagatgaacatttgaattggtagactgagtaaagcagattgtcctccccagtgtgggtgggcctcatctcatcagttgaaggcctgaatagcaGAGGAGGGCTGAGTAAGagggaactcctcctgcctgactgcctttgaGGTGGGACATCAGGTTTTTCCTGCTTTCGAATCCAAACTGAAACCTAGGTGCTTCCCAGGTCTTGAGCCTGCAGGCCTTCAGACTGAAATGAAaccatcagctctcctgagtCTCCTGGTTGCTGACTCACCCTGCAGGTCCTGAGACTTGCTGGCCTCCATAATGACATAAACCAGTTTCTTATAATAAACccccatctatctatctatctatcaatcatctattatctacctatctatcaacTATCTATATATCCATCTATCATCCTTCTATCtgttatctatctacctacctacctattatCTACCTATATATCTATCATCTTTCtgctatctatgtatctatctatctcttacctgtgtatctatctatctcttattggttctgtttctctggagaaccctgagtaATCAATTCAGGACTCAGAGGCTATCTCAGGACAAATATGTGAGAAGGATCACGAAAAGGGGTCCGGGAAGGTGAGGAGTATGGTTGCAAGGTGAAATGTCTGCGTGTCTCTTCCTCTGGGTACGGGAACCCCTGAAAGGGCCAGGTCATGCCTTGTGGATCAAGTTTGGATTTGGAACACAGCGTATGTGGATAGATGTCTGtgtggaggagagagacagacagtcaGTGAAGACTAGGGGAATTAATGCaacaggaatgaatgaatgaacaaatgaacgtCTTAACGGGAAGTTTCACTTCCTTCACAACTTTGGTTTACTTGGTAGGCTCAGAGGGGGTTCCTAACCCCCTGAAGTGATTGGAGCCGACTTCATCTTTTCAGAGCTGTCCACTCTGTCCTAGACAATGAAATGAAACTTCTTGGAATAACTCCTGTATGTAGGATGTAATTTCTgattaaaattgctttaaaaaaaaaaaaaaaaagctttggctAGGCAAACCTTCTAACTGGAACTGTtcggctttctttctttttctccctagtACAGTTTTTAATGATGTATAATACACGTAAAGAAAAGTGCACGGACTTTAAGTGTACAGCCTGATAAGTGTTCATGTCTGTTAGCTGTCACCAATATCAAGAAACAGAACCTTCCAGTACCCCAGGAGGCCCTATGGCCCCCTATTCCACTCAcaatctctttcttccttcttctcaaaGCCATCATCCTGACTTCTAACATCCTAGGCTGGTTTTGCCTGTTTATGAACTTTATAGAAATAGAACCACACAGCACGTCCTCTTTTGACTCTTTTCCCCCCCAAGGTTATGTTGGTGCGATTCACCCATGTTGTGTGTAGCTGTGGCTCATTCTCAGTGTGAACAGTAACCCATTATATAAACAGACTCACatgtttctgcatttattttactGCTGATGGGCATTGTGTTGCTTTCAGTTTGAAgccattatgctgctatgaacattcttgcacATTCCTGTTGGCAAACACATGTATGCATTTTCCCCAATGTTTTAGATGAAAATTTTCAACATACAGCAAAGTCTAAAATGAATTTACAGTGAGCACCCATACACTCAGCAACTCAATTTCACCACTAGCATGTTACTATACTTGCTTAATCAGATACCTATCCATGCATCTATCCGTCCATCTTTTGGGGGGTATATTTCAAGGTAGACTTCAAATATAATTACACTTCCCCTTAGATACTGCAGCATGCATGTATTAActagagttcaatatttgtttacaAGGCTTTCTTTCGATGTAAAATTTATGTGTGTGCAATTTCCTATTGGTTGCATACATCCAAGAGAAGAACTGCTGGGATATAGGGTATGCATGTGAAAGTGCTCGTATCTGCCTGCTTGTTTGTGAGTGCTAGATTGGTCCCTTCTTTTATTTTGGTGACTCCATGGCCTAGCCTTTGCATGGAGTCACAGGAAGGCATAGGTACATCCACTCCCTTCTCTGCCCTGGGCAGACGTCTACCCAAGCGCCAGTTATCTGTTTCATGGGTCTCTGGTTTCTTGTAGTTTCCTTAGCTAGACTGCAGGCCCTGAGAGAGCAAGCTTTTGGATCTCCACCTCTAAGCACAGGGCTTGGCAGGGACCAGGCATTTGGGTAAAgcatgctgaatgaatgaggggGTACTGAAGAGGAATCTGGCATCCCCCCCGACCCCATCTTTGCAGGGCAGGGAAAAGATCACCAAGGTCGGTCTAAAGAGATACAATGAGTGCTGCCCTTAAAACCAAAGACCCATCATTGCAGTCACTCAAGCAAAACAAAGTGCCGGTCGTGGAGGCTGCTTTGGTTTCAAGGCTGAATTTAGCCTCTTCCCTGAGTTAACCCGAAATAGCTCTGACTTAGGAGGAAGTGGAAGAGAATAATGAGGTCGACTGTGTTTACTTTCTGAGCTCTCTGCAGCAAACCAAGAGCCCGGAAGAGGTCCTCTCCGACTCACAAAAGAGTTGCATCCCCAGAGTTTGCTTCCAAGGTGCGTGAGTTATCACCCTGAATTTCCCCAGAGAAACCGTGTTGGGAGTGCAGCTAGATTCCCAAGGGAGCTACAGGGGGCTTCCTAGCAAAGAAGTGGTTGGGACACTGCTTTCTTTCGGAAATGTTATCTAGCCAGGGCGTGGAGGAGAATGAAAGAGGCTGGAGATTAGCTTGGAAACCAGACCAGTAATAGAGATGGGaggggaaaataaaaccaaaataaaacagaaagcaaagacTGGGGCCGGGCAATATCTGACATGAGGCCTGCTACACAGGTAtaaattcatccattcactcactcactcattccttCCTGCCAGGATATGCAGGGAGGGGGTAGTGGGAATTAACTGCTAACGGGAAAggtgtttcttttgggggtgataaaaatgttctaaacttaagattttggtgatggttgcccaactctgtgaatatactaaaaccactgaactgtacactttgaaAAGGTGAATTTTGTGGTTtgtggattatatctcaataaagatgtttattttaaaaagacagcatCTGCAATAATAGCTGAAATATAaattatctaggaataaatctaacaacaATGTGTAAATGTGTAAAatctttataaagaaaattaagagtAGTTTACAAACAGACATAAAGGTACGTCTACATGAAAAGGTAGCTATACATCTTCAAGGAGTGTGAGAGTCAATATCCAGAAAACACGAGTTCTTCCCAAGGTGATTCCTATAGATTTACTGCAGTCAAAATTTCTACAGGGTCTTTGGTGCCCCttggcaggctgattctaaaGTGTATATTGAAGTGCAAGGAGATAATGACAGCCAAATTATTTACTAAAAAAGAGTAAGGTAGGGGCACTTGCCTTATAAGACGTCACAAATTACTACACAGCTTTAGTAGTTAAGCTTTAGACAAATACGCCAAGAGAAC
Above is a genomic segment from Pseudorca crassidens isolate mPseCra1 chromosome 1, mPseCra1.hap1, whole genome shotgun sequence containing:
- the TUNAR gene encoding protein TUNAR, with the translated sequence MRCSVSLGRKIKTFATKMVITSGNDEDRGGQEKESKEESVLAMLGILGTILNLVVIIFVYIYTTL